A region from the Paenibacillus humicola genome encodes:
- a CDS encoding cyclase family protein, protein MSKASQLSALLSSMKVIDLSQTLEENMPVVESHSRYYHTLIDSFETGSIALAYQLLIGEHCGTHMDATAHFIHEGHPAHRYMDETPVEHFFGRALTLDFSHYTETNAVTPGEIERWERENQPIRQGDIVLFRFGWDRYWVPRTVSRDYSRKWPGITGEAAELLVARGVKTVGCDAIAIDGSKAPESPAHYALLGNGVNIVENLTNLDQIVGESVVFIAPLKVKTGSGAPMRALAFV, encoded by the coding sequence ATGTCCAAAGCCAGCCAATTGTCGGCGCTTTTATCGTCCATGAAGGTGATCGATTTATCCCAGACGCTCGAAGAAAATATGCCCGTCGTCGAATCGCATTCCCGCTATTATCATACGCTGATCGATTCGTTCGAGACGGGGAGCATTGCGCTTGCCTATCAGCTGTTGATCGGCGAGCACTGCGGAACGCATATGGACGCAACGGCCCATTTTATCCACGAAGGACATCCGGCCCACCGCTATATGGACGAAACGCCGGTAGAGCATTTTTTCGGAAGGGCGCTGACGCTCGATTTCTCGCATTACACCGAGACGAATGCGGTTACGCCGGGCGAAATCGAGCGGTGGGAACGGGAAAACCAGCCCATTCGCCAGGGTGACATCGTCTTGTTCCGCTTTGGGTGGGACCGCTATTGGGTGCCGCGGACGGTGAGCCGCGACTACAGCCGGAAGTGGCCCGGCATTACCGGCGAAGCGGCGGAGCTGCTTGTCGCCCGCGGCGTGAAGACGGTCGGCTGCGACGCGATCGCGATCGACGGAAGCAAGGCGCCCGAATCTCCGGCGCACTACGCGCTGCTCGGCAATGGAGTCAATATTGTCGAAAACCTGACGAACCTGGACCAAATTGTCGGCGAGTCCGTCGTCTTCATCGCCCCGCTGAAAGTGAAAACGGGCTCCGGCGCGCCGATGAGGGCGCTCGCGTTCGTTTAA
- a CDS encoding family 10 glycosylhydrolase — MKFVKWAVTAAVLVMSLLAAIAPAAAAADRPIGIYLDNRKLASDVDPFIIPKVNLTMVPLRVISEGIGASVFWSQQTKTVTTENADTTISLTAGASAGTVGGVSIPLAASVQNVRGRIMVPLRFVGEQLGLQVDWNGTARTIALTSNGGGIPPASGAGTGSAGGASGSPGSGDGSGGSLPGAGDGSGSLPGSAGGGASPGSDLPDGTSVPPGAGDNGGTLPGSGTVPAAGGSLRGAWVSTVFNLDWPSAPSYGNPQRQEQEFDSLLDDLQGMGLNAVFVQVRSVGDALYPSSLVPWSKFLTGTQGKDPGYDPLAFMIAETHKRGMQFHAWFNPFRANTDTSTDKLAPNQVAKLHPDWIVASGGALYINPGIPAARQQIIDAIMEVVARYDIDGVHLDDYFYPTNGTFGDDAAYQTYNAGRFSNKGDWRRDNINQFVQKLGESIHSLKPAVKFGISPFGVWRNKSADPTGSDTKAGVTSYDDMYADVRTWIRSGWIDYVMPQIYWSLSFGAARYDTLVDWWANEVKGTGVSLYIGHSPYKLGTAEAGWQDAHEIINQLAYNKLHPEVAGDVFYSAKDLRKNPLGVADLLRAYYGG, encoded by the coding sequence ATGAAATTCGTCAAATGGGCGGTTACGGCGGCGGTGCTCGTCATGAGTCTGCTGGCGGCGATTGCGCCCGCCGCTGCCGCTGCGGACCGGCCGATCGGCATTTATTTGGACAACCGAAAGCTTGCGAGCGATGTCGATCCGTTTATTATACCGAAGGTGAATCTGACGATGGTCCCGCTGCGCGTGATCAGCGAAGGAATCGGCGCAAGCGTTTTCTGGTCGCAGCAGACGAAAACCGTGACGACCGAAAACGCGGACACGACGATCAGCCTCACAGCCGGGGCGTCCGCCGGAACGGTCGGCGGCGTGTCCATCCCGCTCGCCGCCTCCGTTCAGAACGTGCGGGGCCGGATTATGGTGCCGCTTCGATTCGTGGGCGAGCAGCTCGGCCTGCAGGTCGACTGGAACGGGACGGCCCGCACAATCGCGCTGACGTCGAATGGAGGCGGCATTCCCCCGGCGAGCGGAGCCGGGACGGGAAGCGCGGGCGGGGCATCCGGCTCGCCGGGCAGCGGAGACGGCAGCGGCGGCTCGCTGCCGGGTGCAGGAGACGGAAGCGGCAGCCTGCCGGGTTCGGCCGGGGGCGGCGCCTCGCCGGGCTCTGATCTGCCGGATGGAACGAGCGTGCCGCCTGGGGCCGGCGATAACGGCGGAACGCTGCCAGGCTCCGGAACCGTTCCGGCAGCCGGCGGCTCCTTGAGGGGAGCCTGGGTATCGACCGTGTTCAATCTGGACTGGCCGTCCGCGCCTTCCTATGGAAATCCGCAGCGGCAGGAGCAGGAATTCGACTCCCTGCTGGACGATCTGCAGGGAATGGGACTGAACGCCGTGTTTGTCCAGGTTCGGTCTGTAGGCGATGCGCTCTACCCGTCATCGCTGGTGCCGTGGTCGAAGTTTCTGACGGGCACGCAGGGGAAAGACCCCGGCTACGATCCGCTCGCCTTCATGATCGCGGAAACGCATAAGCGGGGCATGCAGTTCCACGCCTGGTTCAACCCGTTCCGGGCCAATACCGACACTTCCACCGATAAGCTGGCGCCTAACCAAGTCGCGAAGCTGCATCCCGATTGGATTGTTGCGTCGGGCGGCGCCCTGTACATCAACCCCGGCATACCGGCGGCGCGGCAGCAGATCATCGACGCAATTATGGAGGTCGTGGCGCGCTACGATATCGACGGCGTTCATCTGGACGATTATTTTTATCCGACGAACGGGACGTTTGGCGACGACGCCGCTTACCAAACGTATAACGCCGGCCGTTTTTCGAACAAAGGCGACTGGCGCAGGGACAACATCAACCAGTTCGTGCAGAAGCTCGGCGAATCCATCCACAGCCTTAAGCCGGCGGTCAAGTTCGGAATCAGCCCCTTCGGCGTCTGGCGCAATAAGTCCGCCGACCCGACCGGGTCGGATACGAAGGCGGGCGTGACGTCCTATGACGACATGTACGCCGATGTGCGGACCTGGATCCGCAGCGGCTGGATCGATTATGTGATGCCGCAAATTTATTGGAGCCTGTCCTTCGGCGCGGCGCGGTACGATACGCTCGTCGACTGGTGGGCGAATGAAGTGAAAGGGACGGGCGTCTCGCTCTACATCGGCCATTCACCGTACAAGCTGGGTACCGCGGAAGCGGGCTGGCAGGATGCCCATGAAATCATCAATCAGCTGGCGTATAACAAGCTGCATCCGGAGGTCGCGGGCGATGTGTTCTACAGCGCCAAGGACTTGCGGAAAAACCCGCTCGGCGTCGCCGATTTACTGCGCGCTTATTACGGGGGATAA
- the pdxA gene encoding 4-hydroxythreonine-4-phosphate dehydrogenase PdxA, which produces MKPVIGITMGDAAGVGPEVIVKALASGETFELCRSFVIGDAGILERAVRITGADVTVRRIGSPGEALFERNAIDCLDLGLLPADLPFGKLSAQAGDAAFRFIAKAVELALAGEIDAICTAPLNKEALRMGGHHYPGHTEILADLTGTEDYSMMLATPNLRVIHLTTHVGLIEAISRINPERTYKVIKLAHETLEKAGYPQPSIAVCGINPHAGENGLFGNGEEEEKLVPGIERARAEGVNVTGPYPADTLFYRAARGDFQMVVACYHDQGHAPVKVLGIEAGVNITVGLKGGVIRTSVDHGTAFDIAGKNIADERSMTAAIRFAADLAPKRKG; this is translated from the coding sequence ATGAAACCGGTCATCGGCATTACAATGGGCGATGCCGCAGGCGTCGGGCCTGAGGTTATCGTCAAGGCGCTCGCTTCGGGAGAGACGTTTGAGCTGTGCCGGTCCTTCGTCATCGGCGACGCGGGCATTCTGGAGCGGGCGGTCCGGATTACAGGCGCGGACGTAACGGTTCGCAGAATCGGGTCGCCCGGCGAAGCGCTTTTCGAACGAAACGCGATCGATTGCCTTGACTTGGGCCTGCTGCCGGCAGACCTGCCGTTCGGCAAGCTGAGCGCGCAGGCGGGCGACGCCGCGTTCCGCTTTATCGCAAAAGCGGTGGAGCTTGCTCTTGCGGGCGAAATCGACGCGATTTGCACGGCGCCGCTGAACAAGGAAGCGCTGCGCATGGGCGGCCATCATTACCCGGGCCATACGGAAATCTTGGCGGACCTGACCGGGACCGAAGATTATTCGATGATGCTCGCAACACCCAATCTGCGCGTAATCCATTTGACGACGCATGTGGGACTGATCGAGGCCATCAGCCGGATCAACCCCGAGCGGACGTACAAGGTGATCAAGCTGGCGCACGAGACGCTGGAAAAGGCGGGGTATCCGCAGCCTTCCATTGCGGTGTGCGGCATTAACCCGCATGCCGGAGAGAACGGCTTGTTCGGCAACGGCGAAGAGGAAGAAAAGCTCGTTCCCGGAATTGAACGCGCCCGCGCCGAAGGGGTGAACGTGACCGGGCCGTATCCGGCCGATACGCTGTTTTACCGCGCGGCCAGAGGAGACTTCCAGATGGTCGTCGCCTGCTACCACGATCAGGGCCATGCGCCCGTCAAGGTGCTGGGAATCGAAGCGGGCGTCAACATTACGGTCGGCCTGAAGGGCGGCGTGATCCGCACCTCGGTCGATCACGGCACCGCCTTCGATATCGCGGGGAAAAATATCGCCGACGAGCGCAGCATGACCGCGGCGATCCGTTTCGCGGCGGATTTGGCGCCCAAGCGGAAAGGCTGA
- a CDS encoding Gfo/Idh/MocA family protein, protein MSRKVKLGIIGCGGHMFEFLYNTLKWAPPVTTAAVCDADEARLERFASVYNVPGRYMDYNEMLAKESLDAVLIAINETVHYDAAKAAMLAGAHVFVEKTPAMNTQQALELADTQRRTGRYTMVGFNRRYMTAYAMAKEISSRSEFGGIRMYQSHFNTSPYRDEAFFKINHVIHHIDLARFMLGEIRLTHVERVSLSERMVGFAISLRSEGGAIGTIQSGSLLDELYPMERLELIGSRRNIVVDNVKSLVYNRPPVERKDKFQPFTLAEGGDALVWNPSHGFYPRISYHGYEDEIHHFISAVAENRKPEPCIDDSVETMRLLDQLEALLLTAEQGV, encoded by the coding sequence ATGAGCCGGAAGGTGAAATTGGGCATCATCGGGTGCGGCGGCCATATGTTCGAGTTTTTGTACAATACGCTGAAATGGGCGCCGCCGGTCACGACGGCCGCCGTCTGCGATGCGGACGAAGCGCGTCTGGAACGTTTCGCAAGCGTTTACAACGTGCCGGGCCGCTACATGGACTACAACGAGATGCTGGCCAAGGAATCGCTCGACGCGGTTCTGATCGCCATCAATGAGACGGTGCATTACGATGCGGCCAAGGCGGCCATGCTGGCTGGCGCGCACGTCTTCGTCGAGAAAACGCCGGCGATGAATACGCAGCAGGCGCTGGAGCTGGCCGACACCCAGCGGCGGACCGGCCGCTACACAATGGTGGGCTTTAACCGCCGCTATATGACGGCTTACGCGATGGCCAAAGAAATTTCGTCGCGTTCCGAATTCGGCGGCATCCGGATGTACCAGTCGCATTTCAACACGTCGCCTTACCGCGACGAAGCCTTTTTCAAAATCAACCACGTCATTCACCACATCGATCTGGCCCGGTTTATGCTCGGCGAAATCCGTTTAACGCACGTCGAGCGCGTATCCCTGAGCGAGCGTATGGTTGGTTTTGCGATTTCGCTGCGGTCCGAGGGCGGGGCTATCGGTACGATCCAATCCGGCTCGCTGCTCGACGAGCTGTACCCGATGGAGCGGCTGGAGCTGATCGGCAGCCGCCGGAATATCGTCGTCGATAACGTGAAAAGCCTTGTTTATAACCGCCCGCCGGTCGAACGCAAGGACAAATTTCAGCCGTTTACGCTGGCCGAAGGCGGCGACGCGCTCGTCTGGAATCCGAGTCACGGCTTTTATCCGCGTATTTCGTACCATGGCTACGAGGATGAAATTCACCATTTCATCAGCGCCGTTGCGGAGAACCGCAAACCGGAGCCGTGCATCGACGACTCGGTCGAAACGATGCGGCTGCTCGATCAATTGGAAGCGCTTCTATTAACCGCAGAGCAGGGAGTGTGA
- a CDS encoding methyltransferase domain-containing protein, giving the protein MTLYFATVLPGLEHVLCEEIRVKIPGAAIQDSERGKVSFSSGLPPRALTVLRSADNLYRTISRFRVGPHKIHLADLEREIYRSDKLEAAFSNRTGAVLFKVNASRTGHHTYSRFDAAEAAARGIARRDSRYVHTAEGGHETEFRLDILHGDAVFALRLTDASFRYRTAERRFTPAALRPTVAHALVWLSNPERADVFVDPCCGSGTIVSERTAYPYRHIQGGDAAAEAVDACAANIGSCAGVQIRRWDARRMPIDSGSVDKIVTNLPFGRQIAVEDGFYDAVVAEMKRVLNKEGRVFCLTDADAVLQRAAAQARMSCTKRVTLSLKGLHPSLYVLAKP; this is encoded by the coding sequence ATGACGCTGTATTTCGCTACGGTGCTGCCGGGGCTGGAGCACGTCCTTTGCGAGGAAATCCGGGTGAAAATTCCCGGCGCGGCGATTCAGGACTCCGAGCGGGGCAAGGTGAGCTTTTCATCGGGGCTGCCGCCCCGGGCGCTCACGGTATTGCGTTCGGCCGATAATCTGTACCGGACGATTTCCCGGTTCCGGGTCGGCCCTCATAAAATCCATCTGGCCGATCTCGAACGGGAAATCTATCGTTCCGACAAGCTGGAGGCCGCTTTTTCGAACCGGACCGGAGCGGTTTTATTTAAAGTCAATGCCAGCCGGACGGGGCATCATACTTATTCGCGTTTCGACGCTGCGGAGGCTGCCGCCCGGGGGATTGCAAGACGCGATTCGCGTTATGTTCATACGGCCGAGGGAGGGCACGAAACCGAATTTCGGCTCGATATTTTGCATGGCGATGCGGTTTTCGCGCTCAGGCTGACCGATGCATCGTTCCGTTACCGGACGGCGGAGAGAAGGTTCACGCCCGCTGCGCTTCGGCCAACCGTCGCCCATGCGCTGGTCTGGTTGTCCAATCCGGAACGGGCGGATGTTTTCGTTGATCCGTGCTGCGGCTCGGGTACGATCGTATCCGAACGGACCGCCTATCCTTATCGGCACATCCAAGGCGGGGATGCCGCCGCGGAAGCCGTGGATGCCTGCGCGGCAAATATCGGGTCTTGCGCCGGCGTTCAAATCCGCCGATGGGATGCCCGCCGGATGCCCATCGATTCCGGCTCGGTCGATAAAATCGTCACCAACCTGCCGTTCGGAAGGCAAATTGCGGTGGAGGACGGCTTTTACGATGCGGTTGTGGCGGAAATGAAGCGGGTGCTGAACAAAGAAGGCCGCGTTTTTTGCCTCACCGATGCGGATGCTGTGCTGCAGCGTGCTGCAGCGCAGGCCCGGATGAGCTGCACGAAGCGGGTGACGCTCAGCTTGAAAGGGCTCCATCCCTCGCTGTATGTGCTGGCCAAACCGTAA
- a CDS encoding aldo/keto reductase has product MEYTLLGRTGATVSRIGYGGAAAGLKNYLHAFDPQNPDDRRGILESVEAALDEGINYFDTAPGYGSGQSEELLGEALAGVTEAGGHPLFVSTKAGYHSRSELRASVEASLKRLRRKHLDLLQIHGDTIRPEQVDDILREGGMADEMNRLKEEGLVRHIGFTSEDNNEAVYRFIRSGRFDTAQLCYNFIFQHPYEPSRSFGTLLEAERAGLGILTMRTPTSGTFQRWIQMVNPANTFDYTPALIQFVLSNPLVDVALMGMRDAEIVRQNAAICRDAAGRISLDELHRRYV; this is encoded by the coding sequence ATGGAGTATACCTTACTTGGACGCACAGGCGCGACCGTCAGCCGGATCGGCTATGGCGGCGCGGCCGCCGGGCTGAAAAATTATTTGCACGCCTTCGATCCGCAAAACCCGGATGACCGTCGGGGCATTCTCGAATCGGTCGAGGCCGCGCTGGATGAAGGGATCAACTATTTCGACACCGCCCCGGGCTACGGCAGCGGGCAGAGCGAGGAGCTGCTCGGGGAGGCGCTCGCGGGCGTAACGGAAGCGGGCGGCCATCCGCTCTTCGTTTCGACGAAGGCCGGCTACCACAGCCGCTCGGAGCTGCGCGCCTCCGTGGAGGCGAGCCTGAAGCGGCTGCGCCGTAAACACCTCGATCTGCTGCAAATTCACGGCGATACGATCCGTCCGGAGCAGGTGGACGATATTTTGCGGGAAGGCGGCATGGCCGACGAGATGAACCGCCTGAAGGAAGAGGGGCTTGTCCGTCATATCGGGTTTACGAGCGAGGACAACAATGAAGCCGTCTACCGGTTTATCCGCAGCGGCAGGTTCGATACGGCCCAGCTGTGCTATAACTTTATTTTCCAGCACCCGTACGAGCCGAGCCGCTCCTTCGGAACGCTGCTGGAGGCCGAGCGGGCGGGCCTCGGCATCCTGACGATGCGTACGCCGACCTCGGGGACGTTCCAGCGCTGGATTCAAATGGTCAATCCGGCCAACACGTTCGATTACACGCCCGCGCTCATCCAGTTCGTGCTGTCCAACCCGCTCGTCGATGTGGCGCTGATGGGAATGCGGGACGCCGAAATCGTGCGTCAAAACGCCGCGATCTGCCGCGATGCCGCCGGGCGGATCAGCCTGGACGAGCTGCACCGCCGTTATGTCTGA
- a CDS encoding alpha-amylase family protein, with amino-acid sequence MTESMWYRKQLRILQTVLREPDAAGYDAKAVADYLERIHANCIVVNGGGIVDFFRHDLFGANPNPFMTDEDILKDLTEACHAKGIKVVVRVDFRGVDKRIYELRPDWFGVNADGEPMIRDNPLHAAIFQPCYQSTYRNEHAYAFIDTLFRQYDIDGIWENSYTQSGICYCKSCADRYRRETGKELPRGGDFLDSLYDEYRVWKAACVEEHLRDCRAVVKKYGEDKAYSAEIFGLYHDLFKSTGHDLYAIRDHFDFLVTPLFTADHQPLNGPSTLIKFLHSLAPDKTPVMLFGHLGTNNNLRYVSSPAQETRLWMWEAVSAGGSFWNVVFNGQHPAATYDRRNAMLCADIFAYMERNEDVLTAQDTVPDVTVLYSRATNGALGHADRSKDGYMTHLMGLEQTLTDRRIQYRLLTDDKLTDEALAETGVLLLANAACLSDREVELIRRFVRGGGKLLATHMTSMRREDGSLRPDYALGDVFGVTYTGIVKDHSVYGYQRVKEFHPVLTKGFEDTELLAGWGPQALVRLNADTARSIATYVPPIFPQPPERSWLRSYETEYPTLAINRFGEGESLFFPYGVDRNVWVHGHGDFAGLIANAVEYLLKGRRRVSTNAPSSVHFSLTRSGAEPGAYVLHAVNTTSLPRRPILETVPVSGIEAELTLDGASAAEIRGLFADGDGDAPVESSWKPSAEAGKIAVTIRFPQIKEYAGIYIRTSIS; translated from the coding sequence ATGACGGAATCCATGTGGTACCGGAAGCAGCTGCGCATTCTGCAAACCGTGCTTCGCGAGCCGGACGCCGCCGGCTACGACGCGAAGGCGGTCGCCGATTACCTGGAGCGGATTCATGCCAACTGCATTGTCGTCAACGGCGGAGGCATCGTCGATTTTTTCCGCCACGATCTGTTCGGCGCCAATCCGAATCCGTTCATGACGGACGAGGATATCCTGAAGGATTTGACCGAAGCGTGCCATGCCAAAGGGATCAAGGTTGTGGTACGGGTCGATTTTCGCGGCGTGGACAAAAGAATCTACGAGCTGCGGCCCGACTGGTTCGGCGTCAACGCCGACGGGGAGCCGATGATCCGCGACAACCCGCTGCACGCGGCCATTTTCCAGCCCTGCTATCAAAGTACGTACCGCAACGAGCATGCCTATGCGTTTATCGACACCTTGTTCCGGCAGTACGACATTGACGGCATTTGGGAAAATTCATATACCCAGTCGGGAATCTGCTACTGCAAAAGCTGCGCCGACCGCTACCGCCGCGAGACCGGCAAGGAGCTTCCGCGAGGCGGCGATTTTCTGGACAGCCTGTATGATGAATACCGCGTCTGGAAGGCGGCCTGCGTCGAGGAGCACCTGCGCGATTGCCGGGCGGTCGTGAAGAAATACGGCGAGGATAAAGCGTACTCAGCCGAAATATTCGGCCTGTATCACGATCTGTTCAAATCGACCGGCCACGATTTATATGCGATTCGCGATCATTTCGACTTCCTCGTGACGCCGCTGTTTACGGCCGATCACCAGCCGCTGAACGGACCGTCGACGCTTATCAAATTTTTGCACAGCCTGGCCCCGGACAAAACGCCTGTCATGCTGTTCGGCCACCTGGGCACGAACAACAATCTGCGGTATGTTTCCTCCCCGGCGCAGGAGACGCGGCTGTGGATGTGGGAAGCGGTCAGCGCCGGCGGCTCGTTCTGGAACGTCGTCTTCAACGGCCAGCACCCGGCGGCGACGTACGACCGCCGAAACGCGATGCTGTGCGCCGATATTTTCGCCTACATGGAACGGAACGAAGACGTGCTGACGGCGCAGGATACCGTTCCCGACGTGACGGTGCTCTATTCGCGGGCGACGAACGGCGCGCTCGGCCATGCCGACCGCAGCAAGGACGGATACATGACGCACCTGATGGGGCTTGAGCAGACGCTGACCGACCGCCGCATCCAGTACCGGCTGCTGACCGACGACAAGCTGACCGACGAGGCGCTTGCCGAGACGGGCGTGCTCCTGCTCGCCAACGCCGCCTGCCTGTCGGATCGGGAGGTCGAGCTGATCCGCCGTTTCGTCCGGGGAGGAGGAAAGCTGCTTGCTACGCATATGACGTCGATGCGGCGCGAGGACGGCTCGCTTCGGCCCGATTATGCGCTTGGCGACGTGTTCGGCGTTACTTATACCGGCATCGTCAAGGACCATTCCGTCTATGGTTATCAGCGCGTCAAGGAGTTTCATCCCGTGCTGACAAAAGGCTTCGAGGATACGGAGCTGCTGGCGGGCTGGGGGCCGCAGGCACTCGTCCGGCTGAACGCCGATACCGCGCGGTCGATCGCGACGTACGTGCCGCCGATTTTCCCGCAGCCGCCGGAGCGCTCGTGGCTCCGCAGCTACGAGACCGAATATCCGACGCTCGCAATCAACCGCTTCGGCGAAGGCGAATCGCTGTTTTTCCCTTACGGGGTGGACCGCAATGTATGGGTACACGGCCACGGCGACTTTGCCGGGCTGATCGCAAACGCTGTCGAGTACCTGCTGAAGGGCAGGCGCAGGGTAAGCACGAATGCGCCGTCCAGCGTCCATTTCAGTTTGACTCGCAGCGGCGCCGAGCCGGGCGCTTACGTGCTGCATGCCGTGAATACGACCTCGCTGCCGCGCCGGCCGATACTGGAAACGGTGCCGGTGTCCGGGATCGAAGCGGAGCTGACGCTGGACGGCGCAAGTGCAGCCGAAATCCGCGGCTTGTTTGCCGACGGAGACGGGGACGCGCCGGTCGAATCGTCCTGGAAGCCTTCGGCGGAGGCCGGGAAGATCGCGGTTACGATTCGGTTTCCACAAATCAAGGAATACGCCGGCATTTACATCCGCACAAGCATTTCGTAA